Proteins encoded within one genomic window of Rhodobacter xanthinilyticus:
- a CDS encoding 4Fe-4S binding protein, whose amino-acid sequence MVTSALPRLAAGSCTAARLSASSCAACIEACPHGALEPIRGGLQIEPERCSGCGLCAAACPESALSLPGSSAVAARRGGVALALCPRHPQGDASRPCAHALSLNDLATLLAEGVHRIALASGDCATCPDKPPEGHDLSARTAQISALAEGRGLAGLGLAPASHAEITTLLREAPENPARRNIFKRVATPETQVDALARLQAEPCRDSEVFAATPRIDANRCTGCEACLRICPHGVLIRIKDDEGNPCYRTEPAACTGCGLCADVCDEDALQLAAMAPAPPDVPLQAYACRGCGVSVHEPAAHRPANAEGGLCPVCRRTGHHRKLFQVLS is encoded by the coding sequence TTGGTAACCAGCGCCCTGCCCCGGCTGGCCGCGGGCAGTTGCACCGCCGCCCGTCTGTCCGCCAGTTCCTGCGCGGCCTGTATCGAGGCCTGCCCCCACGGTGCGCTTGAACCGATCCGCGGCGGGTTGCAGATCGAGCCGGAACGCTGCTCGGGCTGCGGGCTCTGTGCGGCGGCCTGCCCCGAAAGCGCGCTCTCGTTGCCCGGCTCCTCTGCCGTTGCAGCACGGCGCGGCGGGGTGGCATTGGCGCTTTGCCCGCGCCACCCCCAGGGTGATGCATCGCGCCCCTGCGCCCATGCGCTGTCGCTGAACGATCTTGCCACGCTTCTGGCAGAGGGTGTGCACCGTATCGCGCTGGCCAGCGGCGATTGCGCGACCTGTCCTGACAAGCCGCCCGAGGGGCATGATCTGTCGGCGCGCACAGCGCAGATCTCGGCGCTGGCCGAGGGCCGCGGGCTGGCGGGGCTTGGACTGGCGCCCGCCAGCCATGCCGAAATCACGACCCTGCTGCGCGAAGCCCCCGAAAACCCCGCGCGCCGCAACATTTTCAAGCGCGTTGCCACTCCCGAGACTCAGGTAGACGCACTGGCACGGTTGCAGGCAGAACCCTGCCGTGACAGCGAGGTTTTCGCCGCCACTCCTCGCATTGACGCCAATAGATGCACGGGCTGCGAGGCATGTTTGCGCATTTGCCCCCATGGCGTTCTGATCCGTATCAAGGACGACGAGGGAAATCCGTGCTACCGGACCGAGCCTGCGGCCTGCACCGGCTGCGGGCTTTGTGCCGATGTCTGCGACGAGGATGCCTTGCAACTAGCCGCGATGGCCCCAGCCCCCCCCGACGTGCCGCTGCAAGCCTATGCCTGCCGCGGCTGCGGGGTATCGGTGCATGAGCCTGCCGCGCATCGCCCCGCGAACGCTGAAGGAGGCCTTTGCCCGGTCTGCCGCCGCACCGGGCATCACCGCAAGCTGTTTCAGGTGCTGTCATGA
- a CDS encoding sigma-54-dependent transcriptional regulator — translation MTPPPVAPRPILVVEDDRTLNRLLCDQLAELGHDARGARSRAEALEMLGYFAPALAILDMRLPDTDGMTFLPELREFCPVVILTAFGSIDQAVRAVKAGAVEYMVKPVSPDSLELALGRVFETAALRRDLAFWQAKAQRADQMTLTGDSPVMVELRRMIGLVAASDAPVLLRGEAGTGKTAVAEAIHMQSPRANARFVTIDCDPELSAADLFGSLPGSGTPRREGLFAAAEAGTVFLNEIEKLPLTLQAPVLRVMEQGCYRPQGSVMSLPCPVRLIAATAADLEGAAREGRFRPELFYRLSALSLAVPALRERAQDIPTLAEFLLENRSFQRGVDKVLPRETRTALQSYDWPGNIRELRNAIERGLIMSAGRAEILPADVGLAGQTGVQAAGSNGILLRFAAPPTLEEMRDAYLQLLLDRFGGNRQKLAETLGISERNTYRILRKIN, via the coding sequence ATGACACCTCCCCCCGTAGCCCCGCGCCCGATCCTTGTGGTCGAGGACGACCGCACCCTGAACCGCCTGCTCTGCGACCAGTTGGCCGAACTGGGACATGACGCACGCGGCGCGCGCTCCCGAGCCGAAGCGCTGGAGATGCTGGGATATTTCGCCCCGGCGCTGGCGATCCTCGACATGCGCCTGCCCGATACCGACGGCATGACCTTCCTGCCGGAGCTGCGCGAGTTCTGCCCTGTGGTGATCCTGACGGCCTTCGGCTCGATCGACCAGGCGGTGCGCGCGGTCAAAGCGGGGGCGGTGGAATATATGGTCAAGCCGGTCTCACCCGACAGCCTTGAACTGGCGCTTGGGCGGGTGTTCGAGACAGCTGCGCTGCGGCGTGATCTGGCGTTCTGGCAGGCCAAGGCCCAACGCGCCGACCAGATGACCCTAACCGGCGACAGCCCCGTGATGGTTGAGTTACGCCGCATGATCGGCCTGGTCGCGGCCTCGGATGCGCCGGTGCTGCTGCGTGGCGAGGCGGGCACCGGAAAGACCGCCGTGGCCGAGGCGATCCACATGCAAAGCCCGCGCGCCAACGCGCGTTTCGTGACCATCGACTGCGACCCGGAACTAAGCGCGGCCGATCTCTTCGGCAGCCTGCCGGGTAGCGGCACACCCCGGCGCGAGGGCCTTTTTGCCGCCGCCGAGGCCGGGACGGTATTTCTGAACGAAATCGAAAAGCTGCCGCTGACCCTGCAAGCCCCGGTATTGCGGGTGATGGAGCAGGGCTGCTACCGGCCGCAGGGCTCGGTCATGTCGCTGCCCTGCCCCGTGCGGCTGATCGCGGCCACCGCCGCCGACCTTGAAGGCGCCGCGCGCGAGGGCCGCTTCCGCCCCGAGCTGTTCTATCGCCTCTCGGCCCTCAGCCTGGCGGTGCCCGCACTGCGCGAGCGCGCGCAGGACATCCCGACATTGGCCGAGTTCCTGCTGGAGAACCGCTCGTTCCAGCGCGGCGTCGACAAGGTTCTGCCGCGCGAAACCCGCACCGCGCTGCAAAGCTACGATTGGCCCGGGAATATTCGCGAATTGCGCAACGCAATTGAACGCGGGCTGATCATGTCCGCCGGCCGCGCCGAGATCCTGCCCGCCGATGTCGGGCTGGCTGGCCAGACCGGCGTACAGGCCGCTGGCAGCAACGGGATCTTGCTGCGTTTCGCAGCGCCGCCCACGCTTGAGGAAATGCGCGACGCCTATCTGCAACTGCTGCTCGACCGGTTTGGCGGCAACCGCCAGAAACTGGCCGAGACGCTCGGGATTTCCGAGCGCAACACCTACCGCATCTTGCGCAAGATCAACTGA
- a CDS encoding HAMP domain-containing histidine kinase has protein sequence MIMARFRHWAGASVQRKLILALGGLLIVVSALFLAVLSTLYRNQMISVHARAAGQINELLQGALENAMLKRDIPGLLQILDGLGRQDDIARVMIVNPDFEVRFSSDPSRVGQMLDSPALQEALESRAPGARYLDEGGGEVAMRSINPVLNRSECRQCHGEAAEHPVNGLLVVDYRAGAIRREAFSGAIWLGVLGLAVVTLASAAMWIALRRMVIAPLDRLTAANRALAEGSLDTQLDIRGEDEIAGLGQAFNRMSAQIESQLATIRHSEAELQALLDALPDGVRVIGPDFRILRANRAYCRQTGHDPETVAGSFCYASSHGRDTPCPHTLVTCPVVELIEKGAPAVTFRDRHHCAGGARTVEVSSARIELAGDGPPCVVEAIRDLDTQARISQEERLSEIGLLAAGVAHEIFNPLSSVELALAALAREFDQGRPERARAYFDTIRSEVGKCIEITDNLLMLSAPPGEGRQLIELDRVVSGVSQLLNYQAEQGGITIVTELEPGLRLIATDADLRMLLTNLIMNAFHAMPKGGTVTLRGWREAGKVRLSVTDLGIGIAAADLERIFMPFWSRRADASMGRGLGLSIVRGILERHGATIEVESSLGRGSVFTVSFPDPDAPETDALQADAITSQETSP, from the coding sequence ATGATCATGGCCCGGTTCCGGCATTGGGCGGGCGCCTCGGTGCAGCGCAAGCTGATCCTCGCACTCGGTGGCTTGCTGATCGTCGTCTCGGCGCTATTCCTTGCCGTGCTCAGCACGCTTTACCGCAACCAGATGATCTCGGTTCACGCCCGCGCGGCCGGCCAGATCAACGAGCTGCTTCAGGGCGCACTGGAAAACGCAATGCTCAAGCGCGACATCCCAGGGCTTTTGCAGATCCTCGACGGGTTGGGTCGGCAGGACGACATCGCGCGGGTGATGATCGTCAATCCCGATTTCGAGGTGCGCTTCTCGTCGGACCCGTCGCGCGTCGGGCAGATGCTGGACAGCCCGGCGCTGCAAGAGGCGCTAGAAAGCCGCGCCCCCGGCGCGCGTTACCTTGACGAAGGCGGCGGCGAGGTCGCCATGCGCTCGATCAACCCGGTGCTGAACCGCAGCGAGTGCCGCCAGTGCCACGGCGAGGCGGCGGAACATCCCGTTAACGGGCTGCTGGTGGTGGATTACCGCGCCGGGGCGATCCGCCGCGAGGCTTTTTCCGGCGCGATCTGGCTGGGGGTTCTGGGGCTTGCTGTCGTGACGCTGGCCAGCGCCGCGATGTGGATCGCGCTGCGGCGCATGGTGATCGCACCGCTCGACCGTCTGACCGCCGCCAATCGCGCGCTGGCCGAAGGGTCGCTCGATACCCAGCTCGATATTAGGGGCGAAGATGAGATCGCCGGTCTCGGGCAGGCCTTCAACCGCATGTCCGCGCAGATTGAAAGCCAGCTGGCCACGATCCGCCACTCAGAGGCCGAGTTGCAGGCGCTGCTCGATGCGCTGCCCGACGGCGTGCGCGTGATCGGCCCCGACTTCCGCATCCTGCGCGCCAATCGCGCCTATTGCCGGCAGACCGGGCATGACCCGGAAACCGTCGCGGGCAGCTTCTGCTATGCCTCCAGCCACGGCCGAGACACGCCTTGCCCGCACACGCTGGTGACCTGCCCGGTGGTCGAACTGATCGAGAAAGGCGCCCCCGCGGTGACCTTCCGCGACCGGCATCACTGCGCCGGGGGCGCGCGCACGGTCGAGGTCAGCTCAGCCCGGATCGAACTGGCGGGTGACGGCCCGCCCTGCGTCGTCGAGGCGATCCGCGATCTCGACACGCAGGCCCGCATCTCGCAGGAAGAACGGCTAAGCGAGATCGGCCTCTTGGCCGCCGGGGTCGCGCATGAGATCTTCAATCCGCTCTCCTCGGTTGAACTCGCCCTTGCGGCGCTGGCGCGCGAATTCGACCAGGGCCGCCCGGAACGCGCCCGCGCCTATTTCGACACGATCCGCTCTGAGGTCGGCAAATGCATCGAGATCACCGACAACCTGCTGATGCTTTCAGCGCCGCCCGGCGAAGGCCGCCAATTGATCGAGCTTGACCGCGTCGTCTCGGGCGTCTCGCAACTGCTTAACTATCAGGCCGAGCAGGGCGGCATCACGATAGTGACCGAGTTGGAACCCGGCCTGCGGCTGATCGCCACCGATGCCGACCTGCGGATGCTGCTAACCAACCTGATCATGAATGCCTTCCACGCCATGCCCAAGGGCGGCACCGTCACGTTGCGCGGCTGGCGTGAGGCGGGCAAGGTGCGCCTGTCGGTCACCGATCTGGGCATCGGCATCGCGGCGGCGGATCTGGAGCGGATCTTCATGCCCTTCTGGTCGCGCCGCGCCGATGCGAGCATGGGCCGTGGGCTTGGCCTGTCGATCGTGCGCGGCATCCTCGAACGCCACGGCGCCACGATCGAGGTCGAAAGCAGCCTCGGGCGCGGTTCGGTCTTTACCGTCAGCTTCCCCGATCCCGACGCCCCGGAAACAGACGCCCTGCAGGCGGATGCCATCACCTCACAGGAGACGTCGCCATGA
- a CDS encoding 4Fe-4S dicluster domain-containing protein: MANKIDKEAIKANAAKRKREGYTPVVPEQQFGFIHNNVDCIGCRACEIACKDKNGLSAGPRFRRVQYIEGGTFPEVFAFKINMSCNHCAEPACIPTCPTGAIFKRPDNGVVDIDTTLCIGCRKCEASCPYGAPQFDPEENVVKKCNMCIDELEAGRKPYCVSACMMRVLDIGPIDQLRDGSYETKARGPNDEVVRQVKSMADPELTNPSIVFVPHSKGRVDG; the protein is encoded by the coding sequence ATGGCCAACAAGATCGACAAGGAAGCCATCAAGGCCAATGCCGCCAAGCGCAAGCGCGAGGGCTACACCCCCGTAGTCCCCGAGCAGCAGTTCGGCTTCATCCACAACAACGTGGATTGCATCGGCTGTCGTGCCTGCGAGATCGCCTGCAAGGACAAGAACGGGCTTTCGGCGGGGCCGCGCTTTCGCCGCGTGCAATATATCGAGGGCGGCACGTTCCCCGAGGTTTTCGCCTTCAAGATCAACATGTCGTGCAACCATTGCGCGGAGCCGGCCTGCATCCCGACCTGCCCGACCGGCGCGATCTTCAAGCGCCCCGACAATGGCGTTGTGGACATCGACACCACGCTGTGCATCGGCTGCCGCAAATGCGAGGCCTCGTGCCCCTATGGCGCGCCGCAGTTCGACCCCGAAGAGAACGTCGTCAAGAAGTGCAACATGTGCATCGACGAGCTGGAGGCAGGGCGCAAACCCTATTGCGTCTCGGCCTGCATGATGCGGGTGCTCGACATCGGGCCGATCGACCAGCTGCGCGATGGCAGCTACGAGACGAAAGCGCGCGGGCCGAACGATGAGGTCGTGCGTCAGGTCAAATCCATGGCCGACCCGGAACTAACCAATCCCTCAATCGTGTTCGTTCCGCATTCGAAAGGGCGGGTCGATGGGTGA
- a CDS encoding TorD/DmsD family molecular chaperone, with amino-acid sequence MGEPQTSLPSPPLPRAAPDTARGTLDTAAEALGLLIRLFDREADSDLMCGLRAIQAPDMFEALLPSPEGRAGAQVLRVALSGLPEQVPARALDALAADYADVFLTHGYRLAPNASVWLTEEKLERQGPMFEVRDWYAHYGVTVPDWRKRADDHIVHELQFLGLLLNLGTEASMADAAHFLDAHLLPWVPEFGRRMALRVAEPLYAAAGLLCAAYLEALRDELEDLTGLARQPRKSVPASSQPEAEAAPFVPGAAESW; translated from the coding sequence ATGGGTGAACCTCAAACCAGTCTCCCCTCCCCGCCCCTGCCCCGTGCCGCCCCTGATACGGCACGGGGCACCCTTGATACCGCCGCCGAGGCGCTTGGCCTGCTGATCCGCCTCTTTGACCGCGAGGCGGACAGCGATCTGATGTGCGGACTGCGTGCCATTCAGGCGCCCGATATGTTCGAGGCGCTGCTGCCTTCGCCCGAGGGTCGCGCAGGCGCCCAGGTCCTGCGGGTTGCCCTGTCGGGCCTGCCCGAGCAGGTTCCCGCCCGCGCGCTGGATGCCTTGGCCGCCGATTACGCCGATGTATTCCTGACGCATGGCTACCGGCTGGCGCCCAACGCCTCGGTCTGGCTGACCGAGGAAAAGCTGGAGCGTCAGGGCCCGATGTTCGAGGTGCGCGACTGGTATGCGCATTACGGCGTAACCGTCCCTGACTGGCGCAAGCGCGCCGACGATCATATCGTGCATGAGCTGCAATTCCTTGGCCTGCTGCTGAACCTCGGCACCGAGGCGAGCATGGCCGATGCGGCGCATTTCCTTGACGCGCATCTGCTGCCCTGGGTGCCCGAGTTCGGTCGCAGAATGGCCCTTCGCGTGGCCGAGCCGCTCTATGCCGCTGCGGGGCTGCTCTGCGCAGCCTACCTTGAGGCCCTGCGCGACGAGCTTGAGGATCTGACCGGCCTTGCGCGTCAGCCGCGCAAATCGGTCCCCGCCTCAAGCCAGCCCGAGGCCGAGGCCGCGCCCTTCGTGCCCGGAGCGGCCGAGAGTTGGTAA